The Candidatus Methylomirabilis sp. sequence TCACGGAAATAAAATTGACCGCCATGGTTTCTTCCTCCGGGATGTTGTCTGGCCGATGATTGAGTATGCGATGTCGCCTAGGACTGCTCGCTGGCCTCGTATCAACCTACGCTCGATTGCCGTAGTGAGTTGGGTAGCGGGCTCATGGCGCAAACATCTCTTGCAGAACCGCAAGCGTCCGGCCCAGTGTGGCGGGCGACAACTGTCCGAGTCGGCGCACCAGGCGTTCGCGATCGACCGTGCGAATCTGGTCGAGCACGATGCGACCCACCCGCCCTCCGAAACGGCATGGCACGCGAAATGGGTACGCCTGACCGCCCGTGGTCAGCGGTGCGACGATCACGGTGCGCAGGTGCTCATTGAGTTCGTCCGGGGAAACGACGACACAAGGCCGGGTCTTCTGAATCTCACTGCCTCGTGTAGGATTCAGATCAACCAGGAAGACCTCACCGCGACGGATGGCCTCGAAGGTTACCACCGCCACTCCCACTCCTGCTCATCAAAATGTGTCGGAGTAGGCGGATTAAGTAAACTGTCTTCGTCTCGCTCGCGCAACTGTTTGGCTGCTTCCGCCCATCCTGAGCGTGGGGTTGCTGAGGGCGCGATGATGATAGCCCCCTCTCGTACCCGAACCTCTACCTCATCGGTGAGGCCGGCCTCCTCGATGATGGGCTTTGGCAAGCGGATGCCGCGAGAATTGCCGATGCGAACCAAGCGAGTCTTCATGAGCGCACACCTCCCATCAAGGTAATTACATTATAATCACACCCGCGTAGATGTGTCAACGGTGGGCAGTCTGGCTAACCAGCGGTTGGGTCTGTCGGACTTCCTATAGATAGTGGCCGAGCGTGGAGTCCTGTTGTGGCACAATCTGGCGCAGGCGCTTGCCGACCTCGGCGTACTCCCGCTCCATTGTCTCGGTGACAGACGGGAGTGTCTCGGCAAGAGCGGCCAGGAAGTCGGCGTGTGTGACCGCCTTGGCCTCCAGGTCCTTCCGCAGGGCAAGCTGGGCAGCCCGCATACAGACTAAGGCCAGGTCGGCCCCGGTAAAGTGGTCGGTCCTGCGGACAAGATCCTTCAGGTCCACATCATCGGCGAGGGCCATACGATGGGTGTGCACAGCAAGGATTTCGTGGCGGGCGGCGGCATCCGGGACCGGAACGTACACCAGCGCATCGAAGCGCCCTGGCCGCAGGAGCGCCGGATCGATGAGATCGGGCCGGTTCGTGGCCCCCAGGATGACCACTCCGCGCAGTTCCTCCAGGCCGTCCAACTCGGAGAGGAG is a genomic window containing:
- a CDS encoding type II toxin-antitoxin system PemK/MazF family toxin produces the protein MVTFEAIRRGEVFLVDLNPTRGSEIQKTRPCVVVSPDELNEHLRTVIVAPLTTGGQAYPFRVPCRFGGRVGRIVLDQIRTVDRERLVRRLGQLSPATLGRTLAVLQEMFAP
- a CDS encoding AbrB/MazE/SpoVT family DNA-binding domain-containing protein, with product MKTRLVRIGNSRGIRLPKPIIEEAGLTDEVEVRVREGAIIIAPSATPRSGWAEAAKQLRERDEDSLLNPPTPTHFDEQEWEWRW